One segment of Rhodothermus bifroesti DNA contains the following:
- a CDS encoding peptide MFS transporter: MCASAQKMQAAAATYERGFFGHPRGLATLFFTELWERFSYYGMRALLVLFMTTATTAANPGLGYDVGKAAAIYGLYTFFVYVLSLPGGWLADKLWGQRRAVFVGGVIIAMGHFTMAIPAEPTFFLGLFFIVIGTGLLKPNVSTIVGELYPEGGARRDAGFSIFYMGINIGAVLGPTLCGLLGEGYNWHLGFSLAGVGMVAGLISYKLGEKYLGEAGLFRPEPGEDAAVLARRARRFYTGAAVMAALIVVVGYLIATGHFPIALETLAQSLGVIVVVVTLLFFAYIFFFGGHTALEKRRLGVILWLFVLAALFWSGFEQAGSSLNLFARDLTNRQLGDWEMPASMLQNINPLFIILFAPIFGWLWTWLAQRQANPSIPVKFALGLLGLAAGFFVLSWGAAHATPESPVSPMWLVVTYFLHTCGELCLSPVGLSSVTKLAPRGRVGQMMGVWFIAAALGNLFAGLIAGRLETLAPAALFQSVALITGGAGLVALLASPAVRRLMGQVD, encoded by the coding sequence ATGTGTGCCTCAGCGCAAAAGATGCAGGCTGCAGCTGCGACCTATGAGCGCGGATTCTTTGGGCATCCCCGAGGGTTGGCTACGCTGTTTTTTACGGAGCTCTGGGAGCGCTTCAGCTACTATGGCATGCGGGCGCTGTTAGTGTTGTTTATGACTACAGCCACGACCGCTGCTAATCCTGGTCTGGGATACGATGTCGGCAAGGCCGCAGCCATCTATGGGCTATACACGTTTTTCGTCTACGTACTTTCGCTGCCTGGTGGATGGTTGGCCGACAAGCTTTGGGGCCAGCGCCGGGCTGTTTTTGTCGGCGGTGTGATCATCGCAATGGGCCATTTTACGATGGCGATTCCTGCCGAGCCGACGTTTTTCCTCGGCTTGTTTTTCATCGTGATCGGAACAGGGCTGCTCAAACCGAACGTAAGCACCATCGTCGGGGAGCTCTACCCAGAGGGCGGTGCGCGGCGAGATGCCGGCTTTTCCATTTTCTACATGGGCATTAATATTGGCGCTGTGCTTGGGCCGACGCTATGCGGACTGCTGGGCGAAGGCTATAATTGGCATCTAGGCTTTTCGCTAGCGGGCGTGGGTATGGTGGCTGGACTGATTTCCTACAAGCTCGGGGAAAAATACCTAGGGGAAGCTGGGCTTTTTCGGCCTGAGCCAGGTGAAGATGCCGCGGTGCTGGCACGACGTGCACGTCGCTTTTACACTGGCGCTGCAGTAATGGCCGCGCTCATTGTAGTGGTGGGCTACTTGATTGCAACCGGCCACTTCCCAATAGCGCTGGAGACCCTGGCGCAAAGCCTGGGGGTGATTGTTGTGGTAGTTACGCTGCTGTTTTTTGCGTACATCTTTTTCTTTGGGGGGCACACCGCGCTGGAAAAACGCCGCTTGGGCGTTATTCTCTGGCTTTTTGTGTTGGCCGCGCTTTTCTGGTCCGGTTTTGAACAGGCTGGCTCTTCGTTGAACTTATTTGCTCGAGATCTCACCAACCGGCAACTGGGCGACTGGGAAATGCCGGCCAGCATGTTGCAGAACATCAATCCCTTGTTCATTATCCTTTTTGCTCCGATTTTTGGCTGGCTTTGGACTTGGCTTGCGCAGCGACAAGCCAATCCTTCGATTCCTGTAAAATTCGCTTTAGGCCTTCTAGGATTAGCTGCCGGGTTTTTTGTCCTTTCCTGGGGTGCAGCGCACGCCACACCCGAAAGCCCCGTCTCGCCAATGTGGTTGGTTGTAACGTATTTTCTGCATACCTGTGGTGAGCTGTGCCTGTCGCCAGTGGGGCTGTCTTCGGTCACGAAGCTGGCTCCACGAGGCCGGGTAGGACAGATGATGGGGGTTTGGTTTATCGCAGCGGCTTTAGGGAATCTGTTTGCGGGACTGATTGCAGGGCGGCTTGAGACGTTGGCACCAGCGGCGCTTTTCCAGAGCGTTGCGTTGATTACGGGTGGTGCCGGGCTTGTCGCGTTGCTGGCGAGCCCAGCCGTCCGACGCCTGATGGGTCAGGTGGATTGA
- the aspS gene encoding aspartate--tRNA ligase — translation MSTPHVQENSALEHDTHGPRTHTCGDLRAEHVGQEVVLKGWVDTRRDLGGVIFIDLRDRYGLTQLVFSPQDSISAYQKAERLRSEYVISVRGIVQKRTPETVNPKLATGEVEVRVRDLVVLNTSEPLPFPISAHEEKRTAASEDVRLKYRYLDLRRPELQRNLLLRHRVYQVTRRYFDAHGFVEVETPVLMKSTPEGARDFLVPSRLHPGKFYALPQSPQTYKQILMVAGLDRYFQIVKCFRDEDLRADRQPEFTQIDVEMTFPTEAQIFELIEGLIQAIWQEIKGITLPRPFPRMRYDEALRRFGSDKPDTRFGLELQELGSVFQGSGFRVFESVLEQGGTVVALVVPGMGDQGRAYMDRLDKEVVRKQIGASGLVYFKLPSDGGPVYSSVKEHVLRPEVVQHALTVLQAQAGDLVLLLAGPKPQVYLQAGALRLHIAREQNLIPPTGEGPWHFLWVTDFPLLEWDEETQRYYAMHHPFTSPHPDDLDRLEVDPGSVRARAYDLVLNGNEIGGGSIRIHRQDVQRRMFRLLGIDDAEAERRFGFLLTAFRYGAPPHGGIALGLDRIVMLLAGAGSLRDVIAFPKTQRAQELMSNTPDEVSPEQLEELHIRVVLPETASPRP, via the coding sequence ATGAGCACCCCGCATGTCCAAGAAAATTCTGCGCTAGAACACGACACGCATGGACCGCGCACGCACACCTGCGGCGACTTGCGCGCTGAGCATGTAGGCCAAGAAGTGGTGCTAAAAGGCTGGGTCGATACCCGACGCGACTTAGGCGGTGTAATCTTTATCGACTTGCGCGATCGCTACGGGCTGACGCAGCTGGTCTTTTCCCCCCAGGACAGCATAAGCGCCTACCAGAAAGCCGAACGTCTGCGTAGCGAATATGTGATTTCGGTGCGCGGCATTGTGCAAAAGCGCACACCGGAAACCGTCAATCCTAAGTTGGCCACTGGCGAAGTTGAGGTGCGCGTGCGCGACTTGGTCGTGCTAAACACATCGGAACCCCTGCCTTTCCCGATCTCAGCCCACGAAGAAAAGCGCACGGCTGCAAGCGAAGACGTGCGGCTTAAGTATCGCTACCTAGACCTGCGGCGCCCAGAGTTGCAACGTAACCTGCTGCTGCGCCACCGGGTCTATCAGGTTACGCGGCGCTACTTCGATGCCCATGGTTTTGTTGAGGTGGAAACACCAGTCTTGATGAAGTCAACGCCCGAAGGCGCGCGCGACTTTTTGGTACCCAGCCGCTTGCATCCTGGAAAGTTCTACGCCCTACCTCAGTCGCCGCAGACGTACAAACAAATCCTAATGGTAGCGGGTTTGGACCGCTACTTCCAGATCGTCAAGTGTTTCCGTGATGAAGACCTGCGGGCAGATCGCCAGCCGGAGTTTACGCAAATCGACGTCGAGATGACGTTTCCCACCGAAGCGCAAATTTTCGAGCTTATTGAAGGGCTTATTCAGGCCATCTGGCAGGAAATCAAGGGCATAACCCTGCCGCGCCCCTTCCCGCGCATGCGCTATGATGAAGCGCTGCGCCGTTTTGGCTCTGATAAACCGGATACGCGCTTTGGCCTGGAGCTCCAGGAACTGGGCTCCGTGTTTCAAGGATCTGGCTTTCGGGTGTTTGAAAGCGTCCTGGAGCAGGGCGGAACGGTCGTGGCGCTGGTCGTGCCCGGCATGGGCGATCAAGGGCGTGCCTACATGGACCGACTGGACAAAGAGGTGGTACGGAAGCAAATTGGCGCCAGCGGTTTGGTCTACTTTAAGCTCCCAAGCGATGGGGGTCCGGTCTACAGCTCGGTCAAAGAGCACGTGCTTCGGCCAGAGGTGGTGCAACACGCCCTGACCGTCCTCCAGGCCCAGGCGGGAGATTTGGTCTTGCTGCTGGCCGGTCCTAAGCCCCAGGTCTATCTGCAAGCCGGAGCGTTGCGCCTTCATATAGCACGCGAGCAGAATCTGATTCCCCCGACGGGCGAAGGGCCTTGGCACTTCCTATGGGTTACGGATTTCCCGTTGTTGGAATGGGATGAGGAAACCCAACGTTACTACGCTATGCATCATCCCTTCACCTCGCCCCATCCCGATGACCTGGACAGGCTGGAAGTCGACCCCGGTAGCGTGCGTGCCCGTGCCTACGACTTGGTGCTCAACGGCAATGAAATCGGCGGAGGGTCAATCCGTATTCACCGCCAGGATGTCCAGCGCCGTATGTTTCGCCTACTGGGAATCGACGATGCAGAAGCCGAGCGGCGTTTTGGTTTTCTCCTTACGGCTTTTCGCTACGGCGCGCCACCGCACGGAGGCATTGCGCTGGGTCTGGACCGCATCGTCATGCTACTGGCCGGGGCCGGATCCCTTCGCGACGTCATTGCTTTCCCCAAAACGCAGCGAGCCCAGGAGTTGATGTCGAACACACCCGACGAAGTCTCGCCCGAACAGCTGGAAGAGCTGCACATTCGCGTTGTCCTGCCCGAAACGGCCTCCCCACGCCCTTAG
- a CDS encoding inorganic diphosphatase: MTYSAPFLALFAQHFRWADWEALIQQQGWTIDRPYRSRHPLFPEIIYPIDYGFIHGTQSSDGQPIDVFIGHGNQGLVGAILTIDRRQSKREVKLLYNCTPEEIYLVNGFINFNRQLLEGFLVLRYPMVSLWALSS, from the coding sequence ATGACCTACAGCGCGCCATTTTTGGCCCTCTTTGCCCAGCATTTCCGCTGGGCCGACTGGGAAGCCTTGATCCAGCAACAGGGATGGACCATCGACCGTCCCTACCGCAGCCGTCATCCACTGTTTCCAGAAATCATCTATCCCATCGACTATGGCTTTATCCACGGCACCCAGAGTAGCGATGGACAGCCGATAGACGTGTTTATCGGCCATGGGAATCAAGGACTGGTAGGCGCCATCCTAACGATCGATCGCCGCCAGAGCAAACGCGAAGTCAAGCTGCTCTACAACTGCACCCCGGAAGAGATCTACCTGGTCAACGGCTTTATTAATTTCAACCGTCAGCTCTTGGAAGGTTTCTTGGTCTTGCGCTACCCGATGGTGTCGCTTTGGGCATTGTCCTCTTGA
- the speE gene encoding polyamine aminopropyltransferase, with protein sequence MASPKQHQLQYTEFWQQRTGITFGVERVLFDRQSAYQRVQVLETDAFGRLLTLDGLVMLTERDEFVYHEMIAHPALCLLPHPRRVLIVGGGDGGTLREVLRHATVEQVDLVEIDEVVIEASRAFFPALSVAFDDPRARIHVADGVAFVQQAQAASYDLIIVDATDPVDFAEGLFGEAFYRDCARILTADGILVTQSESPFDPTFQRSIQAAYAMLGRIFGRVYMYLAHIPTYPMGLWSFTLASKRLHPVEHFDFKRAVDRLAPFAEQLRYYNATLHRAAFALPSFVQRLFEVAAPPFQEDNAQSDTIG encoded by the coding sequence ATGGCCTCACCCAAACAACATCAGTTGCAATACACCGAATTTTGGCAACAACGCACAGGCATCACCTTTGGGGTTGAACGCGTCCTGTTTGATCGTCAGAGTGCTTATCAACGCGTGCAGGTCTTGGAGACCGATGCCTTTGGTCGCCTGCTGACGCTCGATGGTTTGGTGATGCTGACCGAGCGTGATGAATTTGTTTACCATGAAATGATTGCCCATCCGGCACTGTGTCTTTTGCCGCATCCCCGTCGGGTGTTGATCGTAGGGGGAGGCGATGGGGGTACGCTACGGGAAGTATTGCGCCACGCGACCGTCGAGCAGGTCGACCTGGTTGAAATTGACGAGGTCGTCATTGAGGCTTCGCGCGCGTTTTTTCCAGCGCTTAGTGTGGCCTTCGATGACCCCCGAGCGCGCATCCATGTAGCCGACGGTGTAGCCTTTGTGCAACAGGCCCAAGCGGCCAGCTATGACCTCATTATCGTTGATGCGACCGATCCTGTGGATTTTGCCGAGGGTTTGTTTGGCGAGGCGTTCTATCGCGATTGCGCGCGGATTTTGACAGCCGACGGCATTCTGGTTACGCAAAGCGAGTCGCCTTTTGATCCTACGTTTCAGCGCTCTATTCAAGCTGCTTATGCTATGCTAGGCCGCATTTTTGGTCGCGTGTACATGTATTTAGCTCATATTCCGACCTATCCTATGGGGCTCTGGTCGTTTACGCTAGCCAGCAAACGGCTGCATCCTGTCGAACATTTTGATTTTAAGCGAGCGGTTGACCGGCTTGCCCCATTTGCCGAGCAGCTCCGCTATTACAATGCAACGCTGCACCGCGCAGCTTTTGCTTTGCCCAGTTTTGTGCAACGCCTTTTTGAAGTAGCGGCGCCACCGTTTCAAGAGGACAATGCCCAAAGCGACACCATCGGGTAG
- the speD gene encoding adenosylmethionine decarboxylase: protein MQALGRQILVEFYNCDREVLNNEALIREILIEGVRRSRATVITDTFHSFSPHGVSGVVVIAESHVAIHTWPEHGYAAVDIFTCGETIDPWVIQRYLEERFRARNVSSMELKRGLFPERVPHKPVVEEVVAA from the coding sequence ATGCAAGCACTCGGAAGGCAGATCTTGGTCGAGTTTTACAACTGCGACCGGGAGGTGCTCAACAATGAAGCGTTAATCCGTGAAATTCTCATCGAAGGTGTCCGGCGGTCCCGTGCTACCGTCATCACCGACACGTTTCACTCCTTCAGTCCTCACGGCGTCAGCGGCGTTGTGGTTATTGCCGAGTCGCATGTAGCGATCCATACCTGGCCCGAGCACGGCTATGCCGCTGTGGACATTTTTACTTGCGGCGAAACCATTGACCCTTGGGTCATCCAGCGCTACTTGGAAGAGCGGTTCAGGGCACGGAATGTGTCGAGTATGGAGCTTAAACGCGGGCTCTTTCCAGAGCGCGTGCCGCACAAGCCTGTGGTCGAAGAAGTGGTTGCAGCTTAA
- a CDS encoding MoaD/ThiS family protein: MSVETRVRYGRREQELSWELVLKRNSIERLKQERPPLHVVEELPELIARGYEAIPEEDIVRLYWYGIAHDKPKIGTFMVRLKVPGGLLRPDQLRAIGEIAGRYGRDYGELTTRQGIQLHWVAMDKLPEVLEAIARAGLTTVGAEGDTVRNITSCPVNGINPAELFDVRPVIEAAARFFWGNPEYSNLPRKHKFTISSCPYQCNAPEIHDIALIGVHKEGRVGFAVKVGGGLSATPRLARDLGVFVPVEEAVEVLAAITDVWQQDLRYRISRAKARIKFLVDDYGPEGVRRLVEERLGRKLEDFRAPDPLPGGNHLGVHRQKQEGLWYAGFPVPSGRVTGTQLRQIADVLEAVGGDIRFTREQNFILGNLPESRLTWVLDRLREIGFPIERHRLYGTSTACTSHQFCNYSVAETKEKLDEIIAALEAHYGDAIQDLTIYMDGCPHACAHHWVGDIGLQGTRTAGPNGTKIEAYDVTLRGGLGVHAAIGRPILRRIPSEEISAAIVRLVGSWLQERQRLGNHYTFQAFCEAHANEELQAIALGEVVPEPEAVQEVSLIRIPGPLLELTEGSDVVEVKAPTVRVALEQAGRRYPKLKAAVLTPEGQLNEAFNLYLNEEDIQSLQGLDTPLKPGDELLILIAMSGG; this comes from the coding sequence ATGTCTGTTGAAACGCGTGTTCGTTATGGCCGTCGCGAACAGGAGCTCTCCTGGGAGCTGGTGCTCAAGCGCAACAGCATTGAGCGCCTTAAGCAAGAGCGGCCACCCTTGCACGTAGTAGAGGAATTGCCTGAGCTGATTGCGCGCGGCTACGAAGCAATCCCCGAAGAAGATATCGTCCGCCTTTACTGGTATGGCATCGCGCACGACAAGCCCAAAATCGGCACCTTTATGGTACGCCTTAAGGTGCCAGGTGGACTGCTGCGCCCGGACCAGCTGCGGGCTATTGGTGAAATTGCTGGCCGCTACGGCCGCGACTACGGCGAGCTGACTACGCGCCAGGGCATCCAGCTTCACTGGGTAGCCATGGACAAGCTGCCCGAAGTGCTGGAGGCCATTGCCCGTGCAGGCCTAACCACTGTTGGGGCTGAAGGCGACACGGTGCGCAACATCACCAGTTGCCCTGTCAACGGGATTAACCCTGCCGAGCTGTTCGATGTCCGCCCAGTCATCGAAGCAGCAGCCCGTTTCTTCTGGGGGAATCCGGAGTACTCAAACCTACCGCGTAAGCACAAATTCACGATAAGTAGCTGCCCCTATCAGTGCAATGCACCAGAGATTCACGACATCGCGCTAATCGGGGTGCACAAAGAGGGGCGCGTTGGTTTTGCCGTTAAGGTTGGCGGTGGACTCTCAGCCACGCCGCGCCTAGCACGTGACCTAGGCGTGTTTGTCCCTGTCGAAGAGGCTGTCGAAGTCCTGGCGGCCATTACCGACGTATGGCAACAAGACTTGCGCTACCGCATCAGCCGGGCCAAGGCTCGCATCAAGTTTTTGGTGGACGATTACGGCCCAGAGGGCGTGCGCCGATTGGTCGAGGAGCGGCTGGGGCGTAAGCTCGAAGATTTTCGCGCGCCCGATCCGCTTCCGGGAGGAAATCACCTGGGCGTTCATCGTCAAAAACAGGAGGGCCTGTGGTATGCTGGCTTTCCTGTGCCTTCAGGACGCGTCACAGGCACGCAGCTGCGCCAGATTGCCGATGTGCTGGAAGCCGTAGGGGGTGACATTCGCTTTACGCGCGAACAAAACTTCATTTTGGGGAACCTGCCTGAAAGCCGGCTCACATGGGTTTTAGATCGGCTTCGGGAGATTGGCTTTCCCATTGAGCGGCATCGCCTCTATGGCACCTCGACGGCGTGCACCAGCCACCAGTTCTGCAATTACTCTGTGGCTGAAACCAAAGAAAAACTGGACGAAATCATTGCTGCGCTTGAGGCCCACTACGGCGATGCGATTCAAGACCTAACGATTTATATGGATGGCTGCCCGCATGCCTGCGCACACCACTGGGTGGGCGACATCGGCTTGCAAGGCACGCGCACAGCCGGTCCTAACGGCACAAAGATCGAAGCCTACGATGTCACGTTACGTGGCGGGCTGGGGGTACATGCTGCCATTGGTCGCCCCATCCTTCGCCGCATTCCGTCCGAGGAGATCAGCGCAGCAATCGTACGTCTGGTAGGCTCTTGGCTCCAAGAGCGCCAGCGCTTGGGCAACCACTATACGTTTCAGGCTTTCTGCGAAGCACACGCCAACGAGGAGCTTCAGGCGATAGCCCTAGGTGAAGTTGTTCCCGAACCAGAAGCAGTGCAAGAGGTGAGTCTCATTCGCATCCCAGGGCCACTGCTGGAGCTGACCGAAGGTAGCGACGTGGTGGAGGTTAAAGCGCCTACCGTGCGTGTTGCACTAGAACAAGCTGGCCGGCGCTATCCCAAACTCAAAGCCGCAGTACTTACGCCCGAAGGCCAGCTCAACGAAGCGTTCAACCTATACCTCAACGAAGAAGACATCCAAAGCCTTCAGGGACTAGACACACCGCTAAAGCCAGGGGACGAGTTGCTCATTCTCATCGCAATGTCCGGGGGCTAA
- a CDS encoding phosphoadenylyl-sulfate reductase — MARQPLFDDLEIGEIALQLDDQEPEDVIAWALETFDENRIAIVTALQADGMVILDMAYRIKPNIRVMTVDTGRLPQATYDFYEQVRTRYPKARFEILFPDYHEVEELVRRHGVNPFYKSVPLRLLCCHIRKVRPLIRALNHLDAWFTGLRRDQWASRAAIRKVEIDHDHDGVIKINPLADWTKEDVWAYIEEFDVPTHPLYAEGYTSIGCAPCTRPIQPGEDERAGRWWWETNAPKECGIHCPIETGGFEHEMEAIVGHGHSTNGHAH, encoded by the coding sequence ATGGCACGCCAACCGCTGTTTGACGACCTGGAGATTGGAGAAATTGCATTGCAATTGGATGACCAGGAGCCCGAAGACGTAATTGCCTGGGCCCTAGAGACTTTTGACGAAAACCGCATCGCCATCGTCACGGCCCTTCAGGCCGATGGTATGGTGATTCTGGACATGGCCTACCGTATCAAGCCTAACATTCGGGTGATGACGGTCGACACCGGACGCCTGCCTCAGGCTACTTATGACTTCTATGAGCAGGTGCGCACGCGCTATCCCAAGGCCCGGTTTGAAATCCTTTTTCCAGACTACCACGAGGTTGAAGAACTGGTGCGGCGACACGGCGTCAACCCGTTCTATAAAAGTGTCCCTCTGCGCTTGCTGTGCTGCCACATTCGCAAGGTGCGGCCGCTTATCCGAGCACTCAACCACCTAGACGCCTGGTTCACCGGCCTGCGCCGTGACCAGTGGGCCTCACGGGCAGCTATCCGAAAGGTCGAAATCGACCATGATCATGACGGCGTCATCAAGATTAATCCCTTAGCGGACTGGACAAAAGAAGACGTCTGGGCCTACATCGAGGAATTTGACGTGCCCACGCATCCGCTCTACGCCGAGGGCTACACGAGCATTGGCTGCGCACCATGCACACGCCCCATTCAGCCAGGTGAAGACGAACGTGCCGGCCGTTGGTGGTGGGAAACCAACGCGCCTAAGGAATGTGGCATCCACTGCCCCATCGAAACTGGGGGCTTCGAGCACGAAATGGAAGCCATCGTCGGCCACGGACACAGCACAAACGGTCACGCACACTAA
- a CDS encoding anthranilate phosphoribosyltransferase, translating to MEAFIPYIQAVGRGEKLKRDLTREEARQALELILAGKATPAQIGAFLITQRVKGETAEEIIGFVEAARAVCHQLYPKLPDLLDLGTPYDGKARTPQLAVAIALITAAAGQPVVLHGAPDVPTKRGITPAHVLSALGIPADQPLSTVATQLETLGIGYLHAPRFAPAWHALTPIRQQFGLRTALNTVEKLLNPANATRCVVGFFHRNYLLRMRPAIGRLFPGSWLIQGIEGSIECRAGRTTRLYPADAEGKPLVIEAPRLGFATSDDTVVPPDPQLHAEVTQSILQDRPSPCRDTALLTAGVLLYLSGRVDRLADGLGQARAVLAEGKALRLLADWRALSQRTPYPTEASAAT from the coding sequence ATGGAAGCCTTTATTCCTTACATACAGGCCGTAGGCCGCGGTGAAAAACTTAAGCGCGACCTAACACGCGAGGAAGCGCGGCAAGCCCTAGAGCTCATCTTGGCAGGCAAGGCCACACCTGCCCAAATAGGTGCCTTTCTCATCACACAACGGGTTAAAGGCGAGACCGCTGAAGAAATCATAGGCTTTGTCGAAGCAGCTCGGGCTGTCTGCCATCAGCTTTATCCCAAGCTTCCCGACTTGCTGGATTTGGGCACCCCTTACGATGGCAAGGCACGCACGCCTCAACTGGCCGTTGCGATCGCGCTGATTACGGCCGCTGCGGGTCAGCCCGTGGTGCTGCATGGCGCACCTGACGTTCCTACCAAACGTGGCATTACGCCAGCCCATGTGCTTAGTGCTTTAGGCATCCCAGCCGATCAGCCTCTGTCGACGGTTGCTACCCAGCTTGAAACCCTAGGTATTGGCTACCTACACGCGCCGCGCTTTGCCCCAGCTTGGCATGCCCTGACCCCTATCCGCCAGCAGTTTGGGCTACGTACAGCACTCAACACGGTCGAAAAGCTGCTCAATCCTGCCAATGCCACTCGCTGCGTAGTCGGATTTTTTCACCGCAATTACCTGCTGCGCATGCGTCCGGCCATTGGTCGGCTTTTTCCAGGAAGCTGGCTGATTCAGGGCATCGAAGGCTCTATTGAGTGCCGTGCAGGACGCACAACCCGCCTCTACCCTGCCGATGCGGAAGGCAAACCCCTTGTGATTGAAGCCCCTCGGCTAGGGTTTGCTACATCGGACGACACCGTAGTGCCCCCTGATCCCCAGCTGCACGCTGAAGTGACCCAATCGATTCTGCAGGATCGCCCTTCGCCCTGCCGGGATACGGCTCTGCTTACTGCCGGGGTGTTGCTCTATTTAAGTGGCCGCGTCGATCGCCTAGCCGACGGGCTAGGGCAGGCGCGCGCGGTCTTGGCCGAAGGCAAAGCCCTCCGGCTGCTGGCCGACTGGCGGGCACTGTCGCAGAGGACGCCTTATCCCACAGAAGCTTCAGCCGCAACGTGA
- a CDS encoding response regulator, with protein sequence MPIPSLQEEVVLLLDSLEVALLELATSSPQAKVTALRLLVRASQLLSAYVHIPEVAAMHQEIQYLIRHAEALQPEDIQEVLQTARKALETVAAQLPALRVHILVVEPDVDSAALLSTMLETPYRSLTLVATAKEAQALLCRQPFHLVITELLLPDLDGRSLLLWIRQQPNLNTVPVLLLSSRASSTIKAECYALGADGFLEKPFDPAMLTSTVANLLQRTLLQQGGDPLTGLPGRVMLEEAFARFCSLHASTGAPFCLALIDLDHFSEINQRYGTAAADEILRQAAWRLGRLLRPGDFLGRWESDMFCLLLPDTSATQAKELLTQALRVLQLEPFEISPNASLVLSFSACIVPVTSPQVQLVLLIEQAQKCLMVQKTSGTIRTYQEPSASKPRILLVEDDPDIAALIQIRLQRDGYEVVVFANGREAAAWAQTNAAQLVILDVKLPGMDGFELLSFLRSQPAYKTVPIVLLTSLSQEHHVVRGFELGADDYVLKPFSPVELSARVRRLLHRQEIRIAQAA encoded by the coding sequence ATGCCTATACCCTCATTACAGGAAGAAGTTGTCTTGTTATTGGATAGTCTGGAAGTGGCCCTGTTAGAGTTAGCCACCTCTTCTCCCCAGGCTAAAGTGACTGCTTTACGACTGCTCGTGCGCGCCTCCCAGCTGCTTTCGGCCTACGTGCACATCCCAGAAGTGGCGGCGATGCACCAAGAGATCCAGTATCTCATCAGACATGCTGAGGCATTGCAGCCAGAAGACATTCAAGAAGTGCTGCAAACTGCCCGCAAGGCCTTAGAAACTGTAGCTGCACAGCTCCCCGCACTGCGCGTCCACATACTGGTGGTAGAACCCGACGTCGACAGTGCGGCTCTGCTTTCGACCATGTTGGAAACGCCCTACCGCAGCTTAACCCTAGTTGCAACGGCTAAAGAAGCACAAGCGCTGCTCTGCCGGCAACCGTTCCATTTGGTTATTACGGAACTGCTGCTTCCAGACTTGGACGGGCGCTCCCTGCTGCTTTGGATTCGTCAACAGCCCAACCTCAACACCGTTCCAGTGCTCCTGCTTTCCAGCCGCGCTTCGTCGACCATCAAGGCAGAGTGCTATGCGCTGGGCGCTGATGGTTTTTTGGAAAAACCCTTCGACCCGGCAATGCTAACCTCAACCGTAGCCAATCTGCTCCAACGCACACTCCTCCAACAAGGTGGCGATCCGCTTACAGGTCTGCCCGGACGTGTTATGCTGGAGGAGGCTTTTGCGCGTTTTTGCAGCTTACATGCCAGCACCGGTGCCCCCTTTTGCCTGGCTTTAATTGATTTAGATCACTTTTCGGAAATCAACCAACGCTACGGTACCGCTGCAGCCGATGAAATCCTTCGGCAGGCGGCTTGGCGACTTGGTCGGCTACTGCGGCCTGGGGACTTCCTTGGCCGCTGGGAGTCCGATATGTTTTGCCTGCTGCTTCCAGATACTTCGGCTACACAAGCCAAGGAACTGCTAACGCAAGCGCTTCGCGTATTACAACTGGAACCTTTTGAAATCTCCCCAAACGCATCGCTCGTTCTTTCATTTTCGGCCTGCATTGTACCCGTTACCTCGCCACAAGTACAACTGGTTTTGCTCATAGAACAAGCCCAAAAATGTCTTATGGTTCAAAAAACATCTGGCACCATTCGCACCTATCAGGAGCCTTCGGCAAGTAAACCGCGCATCCTGCTTGTTGAAGACGATCCTGATATTGCTGCCCTGATTCAGATCCGGCTGCAACGTGATGGCTACGAAGTTGTTGTCTTCGCCAATGGTCGAGAGGCCGCTGCATGGGCGCAAACCAATGCAGCCCAGCTGGTGATTCTTGACGTCAAGCTGCCTGGCATGGATGGGTTTGAGCTCCTTTCGTTTTTGCGGTCTCAGCCGGCCTATAAGACGGTTCCTATTGTTTTGCTGACCAGCCTTAGCCAAGAGCATCATGTTGTGCGCGGCTTTGAACTTGGAGCAGATGACTATGTGCTTAAACCTTTCTCGCCGGTAGAGCTTAGCGCCAGAGTTCGCCGACTGCTTCACCGTCAAGAGATTCGCATAGCACAGGCGGCATAA